The genomic region CATTTCACTGAGCAGTGATACGGATAATTGGTCCTGTGTCAACTCACCAGAGTGCCCTATTTACAAGTTATCTCACTTGTTCGGCTTTTAGCGCCGGTTTAACTGTGCGTTGCTTCTCAAAAGCCTTGAGCATCTTCTTTTTTTGCTCTTCTTGCTCTAACTGCATCAAAATCTGCTTACGAATTTCGGGCGGCAATTGGCTCAATGAACTCGGATCTAAATTACCCAGATTGGGCCGCTGGGGTGCAACCTTTTTACCCATCGACTTCAGATCGCTCAAAACTGCGCCCAAAGAGCCCTGGTCTGCGTAATATAGAGCGGTATCGATGGCGCCTCGTGCATAAAGCATGGTCTCGCCTTTCACGTCGGCGACTGCGCCGAACTCAATCTTGCGGGTCGATCCGTCTCCCAACGTGACGCGTACCTGCTTTTTCGAACGTTTAAACTTGGTTTTGCGCGGCTTTGTATCAGGAGCCAGTGCTTTGGCTCGGTAGTTCTTAAGAACTTGTAACCGGGCCTCCACAGCTAAGACATCCAGTTCGAAACCTTGAGGCAACGGTGGATTAGCTGAGCCAACCACCCACCCTTCCCCTTGCCGTTTGAGCTCGGCTTTCATGGAACCATCCATAATTTCGAAGCTCTGCACGTCGGGTAGGGAGAAATCGATAAGTCTCAAATCTCGAAAATCACGAGGAGCTTGAGTGAGGAGCTGAGAAGAATGGGACGAAAAGATAAAAACATCCCCCTGAGGCAAGACCTTGCCATAGACCAATTTACTCCCAGCCTCCTGGCCTATCACCAAGGTTTGAGCCGCCCGGCCGGTGTCCTTGAAATGTACAACAACTCGGCTCGCCTCCTCACCAAGACCCATAGT from Deltaproteobacteria bacterium harbors:
- a CDS encoding DUF4340 domain-containing protein, with the translated sequence MNKSTGLAVFVCIVLAGMVWVKQGEKQERGVSRVSFTQLDSTQISGLTIKGKHPVVLKRQEDSWTVESGRRADATAVKAALDALVKIDSTNLVTQKPERFAELKVDEKEGTHVVVSSGDSVVADFVIGSADAGGSYILFENKVYSMKRVFPGTFSRPTASWVDRRVVQAEMDAIARVEIKVRESESYSLVPSADDTRAWSLANASVLPDGFRFDHAAAYRLVNALSDLRAREFVDGASHETMGLGEEASRVVVHFKDTGRAAQTLVIGQEAGSKLVYGKVLPQGDVFIFSSHSSQLLTQAPRDFRDLRLIDFSLPDVQSFEIMDGSMKAELKRQGEGWVVGSANPPLPQGFELDVLAVEARLQVLKNYRAKALAPDTKPRKTKFKRSKKQVRVTLGDGSTRKIEFGAVADVKGETMLYARGAIDTALYYADQGSLGAVLSDLKSMGKKVAPQRPNLGNLDPSSLSQLPPEIRKQILMQLEQEEQKKKMLKAFEKQRTVKPALKAEQVR